A genomic region of Eucalyptus grandis isolate ANBG69807.140 chromosome 5, ASM1654582v1, whole genome shotgun sequence contains the following coding sequences:
- the LOC104445509 gene encoding protein PGR isoform X1, which produces MEGTHLVQPAVAALVAAFVAARAYRRKSLDLSRALAGFLVMAVHIAAGYRYGAMLLVFFFSSSKLTKVGEEKKREVDADFKEGGQRNCVFAFWNTRAAILFFSGRLGFIMADSGEAKQAEPGNLEETGEKQTSEQVCSFFRKPSRNKNIRKRDG; this is translated from the exons ATGGAAGGAACCCACCTGGTCcagccggcggtggcggcgctCGTCGCGGCTTTCGTGGCGGCCAGAGCCTACCGGCGGAAATCGCTTGACCTCTCCAGGGCGCTCGCCGGGTTCCTCGTCATGGCCGTCCACATCGCAGCTGGGTACAG GTACGGAGCCATGCTGCTCGTTTTCTTCTTCAGTTCATCGAAGTTGACCAAAGTCGGGGAGGAGAAGAAGCGCGAGGTTGACGCTGATTTTAAGGAGGGTGGACAGAGAAATTG TGTCTTTGCTTTTTGGAACACACGAGCGGCGATCCTGTTTTTTAGTGGTAGGCTAGGCTTCATTATGGCGGATTCTGGTGAGGCTAAGCAGGCTGAACCAGGAAATTTGGAGGAGACAGGTGAAAAGCAAACATCTGAACAGG TGTGTAGCTTTTTCAGGAAGCCATCAAGAAATAAGAATATCAGGAAGCGGGAtggttga
- the LOC104445509 gene encoding protein PGR isoform X2, with protein sequence MEGTHLVQPAVAALVAAFVAARAYRRKSLDLSRALAGFLVMAVHIAAGYRYGAMLLVFFFSSSKLTKVGEEKKREVDADFKEGGQRNCVFAFWNTRAAILFFSGRLGFIMADSGEAKQAEPGNLEETVCSFFRKPSRNKNIRKRDG encoded by the exons ATGGAAGGAACCCACCTGGTCcagccggcggtggcggcgctCGTCGCGGCTTTCGTGGCGGCCAGAGCCTACCGGCGGAAATCGCTTGACCTCTCCAGGGCGCTCGCCGGGTTCCTCGTCATGGCCGTCCACATCGCAGCTGGGTACAG GTACGGAGCCATGCTGCTCGTTTTCTTCTTCAGTTCATCGAAGTTGACCAAAGTCGGGGAGGAGAAGAAGCGCGAGGTTGACGCTGATTTTAAGGAGGGTGGACAGAGAAATTG TGTCTTTGCTTTTTGGAACACACGAGCGGCGATCCTGTTTTTTAGTGGTAGGCTAGGCTTCATTATGGCGGATTCTGGTGAGGCTAAGCAGGCTGAACCAGGAAATTTGGAGGAGACAG TGTGTAGCTTTTTCAGGAAGCCATCAAGAAATAAGAATATCAGGAAGCGGGAtggttga
- the LOC104432087 gene encoding transcription factor bHLH121-like, translating into MRVVYPWAAMDPSVVMGPAYSYPVSIPVTPGPIPMHSQLQPFPFFGNQNASAIPAPCSTFIPNLMPANPTFKQQSTQYASSSHVSNKKDSKSRSSDHQRGSIAEQDEDSNDVATDLELKMPGTSSRQDLTSGEKKGKQTQRKEISILLMGARRASFPHLRLFQIVPPIVLVTTQSPVDEELSPENLNATIFFSCYRPNSFSSPFVVCTLVNRGWSVVYYVAFA; encoded by the exons ATGAGGGTTGTGTACCCTTGGGCTGCCATGGATCCATCCGTCGTCATGGGTCCAGCCTACTCATATCCAGTTTCAATACCCGTCACTCCAGGTCCAATACCCATGCACTCACAACTTCagcctttccctttctttggaaATCAGAATGCAAGTGCTATTCCCGCTCCGTGTTCTACCTTTATCCCAAATTTAATGCCTGCCAATCCCACATTTAAACAGCAGTCAACCCAATATGCTTCCAGTTCTCACGtgtcaaataaaaaagactCCAAAAGCAGGTCTTCAGATCATCAAAGGGGCAGCATTGCAGAGCAAGACGAAGATTCAAATGACGTGGCAACAGACCTTGAACTTAAGATGCCTGGAACATCATCACGGCAG GACTTGACGTCCGGAGAAAAGAAGGGCAAGCAGACCCAGAGGAAGGAGATAAGTATCTTACTGATGGGAGCTCGTCGAGCAAGCTTTCCTCATCTCAGGCTTTTCCAGATAGTTCCTCCAATAGTGTTAGTGACAACCCAAAGTCCAGTAGATGAAGAGTTAAGTCCAGAAAATCTTAAtgccacaattttcttttcctgttaCAGGCCTAACTCATTTTCTAGTCCTTTCGTAGTTTGTACCCTAGTTAACCGAGGCTGGTCAGTTGTATATTATGTTGCGTTTGCTTAA
- the LOC104447437 gene encoding calcium-dependent protein kinase 4-like, with protein MFVNSVKRLRIKRTSEANGLAYPWVREGGNASDIPIDISVLNNMRQFVKYGRLKQFALRALASTLDEEELADLKDQFAAIDVDKNGSVSLEEMKEALAQDLPGKMKEPRVLEILQAFHFLLLMFW; from the exons ATGTTCGTGAATTCTGTGAAGAGACTTCGAATTAAGAGGACTTCTGAGGCTAATGGACTTG CATATCCATGGGTCAGAGAAGGAGGAAATGCATCAGATATCCCTATTGATATATCAGTTTTGAACAATATGAGACAATTTGTGAAGTACGGTCGACTGAAACAATTTGCTTTACGG GCACTAGCAAGCACACTTGATGAAGAGGAACTTGCTGACCTCAAGGATCAATTTGCTGCAATTGATGTAGATAAAAATGGTTCTGTTAGTCTTGAAGAAATGAAAGAG GCCCTTGCTCAGGATCTTCCCGGGAAGATGAAGGAACCGCGTGTCTTAGAGATTCTTCAAGCG tttcactttcttcttttaatGTTTTGGTGA